A genomic region of Anaerobaca lacustris contains the following coding sequences:
- a CDS encoding flagellar hook-basal body protein encodes MNDAGAQVRASLKALTREFDIIAHNLANVSTTAYKRRCSAFSNVLADQAGGNQDEGGAGTVDFSQGNLVETGRTLDVALYGKGFFVVETPEGPLYTRHGLFRANQNGQIVDSEGRALAGTAGPLALPAAVDVSQVTVSQDGRISAAGALVGQFRIVDFADKEDQLEPVGFGCYRAPQDAPPRDTEEVVVKQGYREASNVQMVDELVGMIKVSRMYEANMKFVNARKDTTSSVIGVAMG; translated from the coding sequence GTGAACGACGCGGGCGCCCAAGTCAGAGCGAGCCTCAAGGCGTTGACCAGAGAGTTCGACATCATCGCGCACAATCTGGCCAATGTCAGTACGACGGCGTACAAACGCCGGTGCAGTGCGTTCTCCAACGTCCTGGCCGATCAGGCCGGCGGCAATCAGGACGAGGGTGGTGCAGGGACCGTTGACTTCTCGCAAGGCAATCTGGTCGAGACCGGCCGGACCCTTGACGTGGCGCTCTACGGCAAGGGGTTCTTTGTCGTCGAGACCCCCGAAGGGCCGTTGTACACCCGACACGGCCTGTTTCGAGCCAATCAGAATGGGCAGATCGTGGATTCGGAAGGGCGCGCGCTGGCCGGCACGGCCGGTCCTTTGGCCCTTCCCGCGGCGGTGGATGTGTCACAGGTCACCGTCAGTCAGGATGGGCGGATCAGCGCGGCCGGCGCATTGGTCGGACAGTTCCGGATCGTCGATTTTGCGGACAAGGAAGACCAGCTCGAACCGGTCGGATTTGGCTGCTATCGGGCTCCGCAGGATGCGCCGCCACGGGATACGGAGGAGGTGGTCGTCAAACAGGGGTACCGGGAGGCATCCAACGTACAGATGGTCGACGAACTGGTCGGCATGATCAAGGTGTCCCGCATGTATGAAGCGAACATGAAGTTCGTGAACGCAAGAAAGGATACGACGAGCAGTGTGATCGGCGTGGCGATGGGCTGA
- the flgG gene encoding flagellar basal-body rod protein FlgG, with translation MIRAFSTASTGMMAQQMLVDVIANNLANVNTTGFKQSQIEFQDLLYARQKAAGTEVAPGINAPTGLEIGSGVRVASTLKIFSLGEFRNTGRNMDIAIRGDGFLQVTMPNGDIRYTRDGSLQVNANGQVVSMTGYMIEPAITIPTEVASLDIGPDGGINVTDQAGVRSVVGQIQLVRFPNPSGLHSQGDNLYAPTDASGEAIIGLPAQDGFGSIQAGFLEKSNVNMVNELVNLITAQRAYEINSRAIKAGDEMLRNTNNIF, from the coding sequence ATGATACGAGCCTTCTCCACAGCCTCCACGGGAATGATGGCGCAGCAGATGTTGGTGGACGTGATCGCCAACAACCTGGCCAACGTCAATACCACAGGCTTCAAACAAAGCCAGATCGAGTTTCAGGATCTCCTGTACGCCCGGCAGAAGGCGGCCGGTACGGAGGTGGCCCCGGGCATCAACGCCCCGACCGGCCTGGAGATCGGCAGCGGAGTCCGCGTGGCCTCGACGCTGAAGATCTTCAGTCTGGGTGAGTTCCGCAACACCGGGCGAAACATGGATATCGCCATTCGCGGCGACGGCTTTCTGCAGGTGACGATGCCCAACGGCGACATCCGCTACACGCGCGACGGGTCGTTGCAGGTCAACGCCAACGGCCAGGTCGTCAGCATGACGGGCTATATGATCGAGCCGGCCATCACGATTCCGACGGAGGTCGCCTCGCTCGACATCGGTCCCGACGGGGGCATCAACGTCACGGACCAGGCCGGCGTTCGCTCGGTGGTCGGCCAGATCCAGTTGGTCCGCTTCCCGAATCCATCGGGTCTGCACAGCCAGGGCGACAACCTGTACGCTCCCACGGACGCCAGCGGAGAAGCCATCATCGGCCTCCCGGCGCAGGATGGATTCGGATCGATCCAGGCTGGGTTTCTGGAGAAATCGAACGTGAACATGGTCAACGAGCTGGTGAATCTGATCACCGCCCAGCGCGCCTATGAAATCAATTCTCGCGCCATCAAGGCCGGTGACGAGATGCTGCGCAATACGAACAACATTTTCTAA
- the flgA gene encoding flagellar basal body P-ring formation chaperone FlgA, with amino-acid sequence MNRSAIGRVTVVCGFLSLCGMVGVSTAAASDLENGTRLQVHLPREVTVEGNQLRLGQISVIRGAAPIVAEAGEIPLGRFSAPGQSVVLDRPTILGRLASSGFAADRVRLTGADAVVVRRQQQIVEVEDFVEIGQQFLRQFASSHSVCEIIPIARPKDLVLSGQPQDIQLKPQLVRGAVRGHVTVRVQVMADGREAGTRDVSFRLRYRRHRVIAAEQIAEGAALTVENVRIETGISDQPEPPGWTPPYGWVATRTVAPDTEIHESMLSPAQTAVLIRRNEAVLIRMERPGILVTAMGTSLQEGRTGEYVKVRNADSSRVIVCKVMPDGSVEPAL; translated from the coding sequence ATGAATCGTAGTGCCATAGGCCGTGTCACAGTGGTTTGCGGCTTCCTCTCGCTTTGCGGCATGGTGGGGGTCTCCACGGCGGCCGCAAGCGATCTCGAAAACGGCACGCGGCTGCAAGTCCATCTGCCCCGTGAGGTGACGGTAGAGGGCAACCAGTTGCGTCTGGGACAAATCAGCGTGATTCGCGGGGCGGCGCCGATCGTCGCCGAGGCCGGTGAGATTCCTCTCGGTCGGTTCTCGGCGCCGGGCCAGAGTGTGGTCCTGGACCGTCCGACCATCCTGGGCCGTCTGGCCTCGTCCGGATTCGCCGCCGATCGGGTGCGTCTGACCGGCGCCGACGCCGTGGTGGTGCGCCGGCAGCAGCAGATCGTGGAAGTGGAGGACTTCGTCGAAATCGGGCAACAGTTTCTGCGCCAGTTCGCCTCGTCGCATTCGGTGTGCGAGATCATTCCGATCGCCCGGCCGAAGGACCTGGTTCTCTCCGGACAGCCGCAGGACATCCAGTTGAAGCCCCAACTGGTTCGCGGCGCCGTCCGAGGCCACGTCACCGTGCGCGTGCAGGTCATGGCCGACGGTCGTGAAGCGGGAACGCGCGACGTTTCGTTTCGCCTGCGGTACCGGCGGCATCGCGTTATCGCCGCCGAGCAGATCGCCGAAGGAGCAGCCCTGACGGTCGAGAACGTGAGGATCGAGACGGGGATATCGGACCAGCCGGAACCGCCGGGGTGGACGCCCCCGTATGGATGGGTGGCCACCCGCACGGTGGCGCCCGATACCGAGATTCACGAGAGCATGCTCAGCCCTGCCCAGACGGCGGTGCTCATCCGTCGTAACGAAGCGGTCTTGATCCGCATGGAGCGGCCCGGCATCCTCGTTACCGCCATGGGCACCTCGCTGCAGGAAGGTCGAACGGGGGAGTACGTCAAAGTGCGAAATGCCGATTCGTCGCGGGTGATCGTCTGCAAGGTCATGCCCGACGGCTCGGTGGAACCGGCGCTGTAA
- a CDS encoding flagellar basal body L-ring protein FlgH — protein sequence MNKTMTLLVIGLVLGAGDTLYAGSIWARRNTNMKTVYADDVARNIGDVLTIRIAEDSKVDNKAKRELQKETERSSAFNGRLNIDDVLPSIPAFTMNAEAANELSSKADLKDERSFADRVSVVVVDILPNGNLVVIGTRDRNIAGDVQTIEISGIVRPSDIAFDNTIKSEQVANFRIISKNSGISAPYMKPGWFGRVFDVLWPW from the coding sequence ATGAACAAGACCATGACATTGTTGGTGATCGGCCTCGTGCTCGGGGCCGGAGATACGCTGTATGCCGGATCGATCTGGGCCAGACGCAACACGAACATGAAGACGGTGTACGCTGACGACGTGGCCCGCAACATCGGCGACGTGCTGACGATCCGAATCGCCGAGGACAGCAAGGTCGACAACAAGGCCAAACGCGAACTCCAGAAGGAGACCGAACGTTCGAGCGCCTTCAACGGCAGACTGAACATCGATGACGTCCTGCCCAGCATTCCCGCCTTCACCATGAACGCGGAGGCGGCCAATGAGTTGAGCAGCAAGGCCGATTTGAAGGATGAACGGAGCTTCGCGGATCGCGTCAGTGTGGTGGTTGTGGACATCCTGCCCAACGGGAACCTGGTGGTGATCGGGACGCGCGACCGCAACATCGCCGGCGACGTTCAGACGATCGAGATCAGCGGTATCGTTCGGCCCAGCGACATTGCCTTCGACAATACGATCAAGAGCGAGCAGGTGGCGAATTTCCGGATCATCAGCAAGAACAGCGGCATCTCCGCCCCTTACATGAAGCCGGGCTGGTTCGGTCGTGTCTTCGATGTGTTGTGGCCGTGGTAG
- a CDS encoding flagellar basal body P-ring protein FlgI — MMEPMDGRKPVDVAGRFRRLCPAAWMARAAAAFLLLVVCGSVRGERIKDIVEIQGVRGNPLTGVGLVIGLAGTGDTGLLSRQMLTNILRESGLVLSPSDLSGGNIAVVMVTGELGPFHREGMRIDVDISSLGDAKTLQGAMLLPTPLKGLDGQVYAVAQGGVSLGGWSVAGKQASLSKNHQTVGRIANGAIVEKAELASFVEQVAGQRFITLSLRNSDFSTAQRISDVINQSYADSAFVLDAASVRVMVPPDITQRNVIAFLDEITQKEVTVDTPAVVVINERTGTIVVGENVGISSVAISQGSLVVKVKETAQVSQPMAPFSDAGSTEVIPETMVGVEEQNAYLIPVERAVTVSELAKTLNAIGASPRDLIAIFNALKEAGALQAKLVIM, encoded by the coding sequence ATGATGGAACCTATGGATGGACGAAAGCCGGTGGACGTGGCCGGCCGATTCAGGCGGCTGTGTCCGGCGGCGTGGATGGCGCGCGCGGCAGCGGCGTTTCTGCTGCTGGTCGTTTGTGGTTCGGTTCGCGGCGAGCGCATCAAGGACATCGTCGAGATTCAGGGGGTGCGAGGCAACCCTCTGACAGGCGTGGGACTCGTCATCGGCCTGGCCGGCACGGGCGATACGGGCCTGTTGTCGCGACAGATGCTGACCAACATCCTCCGGGAGTCGGGATTGGTGCTGTCGCCATCTGATCTGAGCGGCGGAAACATCGCCGTGGTGATGGTGACGGGCGAACTTGGACCGTTCCACCGAGAGGGGATGCGCATTGACGTGGACATCTCGTCACTGGGCGATGCCAAAACCCTGCAGGGCGCCATGCTGCTGCCGACCCCATTGAAGGGCCTCGACGGCCAGGTCTACGCCGTGGCCCAGGGGGGCGTCTCCCTCGGCGGTTGGTCCGTCGCCGGCAAGCAGGCTTCGCTCTCCAAGAACCATCAGACAGTCGGCCGCATCGCCAACGGCGCGATCGTGGAGAAGGCGGAGCTGGCGAGCTTCGTCGAGCAGGTGGCGGGCCAGCGTTTCATCACGCTGAGCCTGCGCAACAGCGACTTCTCGACGGCCCAGCGAATCAGCGACGTCATCAATCAATCGTATGCCGACAGCGCATTCGTTCTGGATGCCGCCAGCGTCAGGGTGATGGTCCCGCCCGACATCACACAGAGGAATGTCATTGCCTTCCTCGACGAGATCACGCAGAAGGAAGTCACCGTGGACACGCCCGCCGTGGTGGTGATCAACGAACGAACCGGAACGATCGTGGTCGGCGAAAACGTCGGCATCTCCTCCGTGGCGATCTCCCAGGGCAGCCTCGTGGTCAAGGTCAAAGAGACGGCCCAGGTCTCACAGCCGATGGCTCCGTTCTCCGATGCCGGGTCCACGGAGGTCATCCCGGAGACCATGGTGGGGGTGGAAGAGCAGAACGCCTATCTGATTCCGGTGGAGCGGGCGGTGACGGTGTCCGAACTGGCCAAGACGTTGAATGCGATCGGGGCGTCGCCTCGTGATTTGATCGCGATCTTCAACGCGCTGAAAGAGGCCGGGGCCCTGCAAGCGAAGCTGGTCATCATGTAA
- the flgN gene encoding flagellar export chaperone FlgN: MTPARMDSKVDALVAALDEDIRHTESTLSQLDALRGLIIKRDDAALEELLHGLKQEAESRAAAARRREAIRKDLADEMGCDLGAMTLSALKDALSGPRRQAVADRQMRLRSLIDHLKREYALTSALVADCARFNRSLMRAFFGLDAKGQTTYSARGAARHQADAALVNLHY, encoded by the coding sequence ATGACACCAGCTCGAATGGACAGCAAGGTGGACGCCCTTGTGGCGGCGCTGGACGAGGACATCCGGCATACGGAGAGCACGTTATCCCAGCTCGATGCGCTCAGGGGCCTGATCATCAAGCGGGACGATGCGGCCCTCGAAGAGCTTCTGCACGGCCTGAAGCAGGAGGCCGAATCGCGCGCCGCCGCCGCCCGGCGGCGTGAAGCGATTCGAAAGGACCTGGCCGACGAGATGGGATGCGATCTCGGTGCAATGACGCTTTCGGCCCTGAAGGACGCTCTGTCCGGTCCCCGGCGACAGGCGGTGGCCGACCGTCAGATGCGGCTCAGGTCGCTGATTGACCATCTGAAGCGCGAATACGCCCTCACCAGTGCGCTGGTGGCGGATTGTGCTCGGTTCAATCGGTCGTTGATGCGCGCGTTCTTCGGACTGGACGCCAAAGGCCAGACCACCTACAGCGCCAGAGGCGCGGCACGGCACCAGGCGGACGCGGCTCTGGTCAATCTGCACTATTAG
- the flgK gene encoding flagellar hook-associated protein FlgK — protein sequence MQNYVIGLSGLNAAYAALDVVGNNIANAATEGYHRQRVDFVPAGTIRSGTVEVGGGVQVAGVVQMVDRLLEGELLRQQSSYGEISQELTTLTSVETIFGEFMEEGGLNATIDAFFDAVRGLAAHPAESVWRNETISLAEVLASEFRRMGTSLTKMEEAIVTEAQNAAESINTLVKQIAELNTKIQSVEITGGHANNLRDHRDRLVSQLGALVGIEVVSRDYGVVDISIGGLPAVTGAVSLEISATLQDGRYLNISAAGTTGSSLNIRGGRLGGLLALKNDWLPGLRGELDTLAKGIINQVNACHVQGLGLDGSFTQLIGEGLPAEDLASVEPAIVDGTFYIRLTNTDTGQIERHAIDVDVTGATPDTLASIAAKIGAIDGLNASVGSSRLHIISDLGYAFDFIPALLPEPNTSNLTAAQPPAISVSGIYNGQANQRLTFTTVGTGTVGNGSLRLDIRDEAGDMVATLNIGSGYAAGDVIEMRNGVKIAVGPGDLNEADTFTVDVFGTTDTSGFLAAAGLNTFFTGASASEMRLRADVAENPNRIATAAGADLSDNTIASRLAHVKDEPIDSLDGLTGNEYYQRIVARVGQEVALKQSRQDNIEALITNLEKRQSEISGVNINDEAAQLLLFEKTFQAVAKYLNSLQMTMKMLMDIV from the coding sequence ATGCAAAACTATGTCATCGGACTGAGCGGTTTGAACGCGGCTTATGCCGCGCTGGACGTGGTCGGCAACAACATCGCCAATGCGGCGACCGAAGGCTATCACCGCCAACGAGTGGACTTCGTTCCCGCCGGAACCATCCGAAGCGGCACCGTCGAGGTAGGAGGCGGCGTGCAGGTGGCCGGTGTGGTCCAGATGGTCGACCGGTTGCTCGAGGGCGAGCTTCTTCGGCAGCAATCCTCCTACGGCGAGATCTCCCAGGAATTGACCACATTGACGTCTGTGGAGACGATCTTCGGAGAGTTCATGGAGGAAGGGGGGCTCAACGCGACGATCGACGCGTTCTTCGACGCCGTTCGCGGCCTGGCGGCGCACCCTGCGGAAAGCGTATGGCGCAATGAGACGATCAGCCTGGCGGAGGTGCTGGCCAGCGAGTTTCGGCGTATGGGAACGTCTCTGACCAAGATGGAAGAGGCGATTGTCACCGAGGCGCAGAACGCCGCCGAGTCCATCAACACCCTGGTCAAGCAGATCGCCGAATTGAACACGAAGATTCAGAGTGTCGAAATTACCGGGGGGCACGCCAACAACCTGCGGGACCATCGCGACAGACTGGTTTCCCAGTTGGGAGCACTTGTGGGGATCGAGGTCGTGTCGCGGGACTACGGCGTGGTGGACATTTCCATCGGAGGGCTTCCCGCCGTGACCGGGGCGGTCTCGCTGGAGATCAGCGCCACCCTTCAGGACGGCCGGTATCTGAACATTTCCGCCGCGGGCACCACCGGATCGAGTCTGAACATCCGGGGGGGGCGGTTGGGAGGACTGCTCGCGCTGAAGAACGATTGGCTGCCGGGCCTTCGCGGCGAGCTCGACACGCTGGCGAAAGGGATCATCAATCAGGTCAACGCGTGTCACGTGCAAGGTCTGGGTCTGGACGGTTCCTTCACGCAGTTGATTGGCGAGGGTCTGCCGGCGGAGGACCTGGCCTCGGTTGAGCCGGCGATCGTGGACGGGACGTTCTATATCCGGTTGACGAACACGGACACCGGTCAGATCGAGCGGCACGCCATCGACGTGGATGTCACGGGAGCGACCCCGGACACCCTGGCGTCGATTGCGGCCAAGATCGGTGCCATCGACGGTCTGAATGCCTCTGTGGGTTCTTCCCGGCTTCATATCATCTCCGATCTCGGATACGCCTTCGATTTCATCCCGGCGCTCCTGCCCGAGCCGAACACCAGCAATTTGACGGCGGCTCAGCCGCCTGCGATTTCGGTTTCCGGCATCTACAACGGGCAGGCCAACCAACGTCTCACTTTCACCACCGTCGGCACGGGGACGGTCGGGAATGGGAGTCTGCGGCTGGACATCAGAGACGAGGCCGGCGACATGGTGGCCACGCTGAACATCGGGTCCGGCTACGCTGCCGGCGATGTCATCGAGATGAGAAACGGTGTCAAGATCGCCGTCGGTCCGGGTGATTTGAACGAGGCGGACACCTTCACCGTCGACGTCTTCGGAACCACGGACACGTCGGGTTTTCTGGCGGCGGCGGGCCTGAACACGTTCTTCACCGGCGCCAGTGCCTCGGAGATGCGGCTGCGTGCCGATGTGGCGGAGAATCCCAACCGGATCGCCACCGCCGCCGGCGCTGACTTGAGTGACAACACCATCGCATCGCGTCTGGCCCATGTCAAGGATGAGCCGATCGACAGTCTCGACGGCCTGACCGGCAACGAGTACTACCAGCGGATCGTGGCCCGTGTCGGACAGGAGGTTGCGCTGAAGCAGTCGCGCCAGGACAACATCGAGGCGCTGATTACGAACCTTGAGAAGCGACAGAGTGAGATCAGCGGCGTCAACATCAATGATGAAGCCGCCCAGTTGCTCCTCTTCGAGAAGACGTTTCAGGCGGTTGCCAAGTATCTCAATTCCCTCCAGATGACAATGAAGATGCTGATGGACATAGTCTGA
- the flgL gene encoding flagellar hook-associated protein FlgL, producing the protein MSGSLASIYSNVSYSLSLHAKAITQLQEQTSTGNRVNRASDSPSEAYRILGLNTQNRALEGFRENAVELIGTLEISSTIMESMASELSAVETLLTQIVGGVHDKEGQKRIADKINSTLEQLVSLANTKHANQYLFSGSSTNVAPYAIEYDQGRIVSVTYQGADNARRVDVAPAVDIEAYHVGDDIFRTNRRETPVFLGTTGVQAGTGTSNVRGDAWLTVEHDGTNYRVSIDDGATFVTVPAGGDPNQAITDSRTGHVLYVDTTAIQGTGVELVRVPGTYDVFGVLISLRDMLNNDRDVPTQELLSYLDACVDGVKEVRDLLIQVDVSTGSKVGFLNTMKDTLENMQFDTEDETVRLQEADIAQIAIDLSRREILYQMSLSVAGKLMSLSLLDFI; encoded by the coding sequence ATGAGCGGTTCGTTGGCCAGTATCTACTCGAATGTCAGTTACTCTTTGTCGCTGCATGCCAAGGCGATCACTCAGTTGCAAGAGCAGACGTCCACGGGCAATCGGGTCAACCGCGCCTCCGACAGCCCCTCTGAGGCCTACCGGATCCTGGGCCTGAATACGCAGAATCGCGCTCTGGAGGGGTTCCGAGAGAACGCCGTGGAGTTGATCGGCACGCTGGAGATTTCCTCGACGATCATGGAAAGCATGGCGTCGGAATTGTCCGCCGTTGAGACGCTCCTGACCCAGATCGTTGGCGGTGTCCACGACAAGGAGGGCCAGAAACGAATCGCCGACAAGATCAACAGTACGCTCGAACAACTGGTCTCCCTGGCCAACACCAAACATGCCAACCAGTATCTGTTTTCCGGCAGCAGCACCAATGTCGCACCTTATGCCATCGAATACGATCAGGGTCGGATCGTGAGCGTAACCTATCAGGGCGCCGACAATGCGCGGCGCGTCGATGTGGCGCCGGCGGTGGATATCGAGGCGTACCACGTCGGCGACGACATCTTTCGGACGAATCGACGGGAGACTCCCGTGTTTCTCGGCACGACGGGGGTGCAGGCGGGAACGGGCACGTCGAACGTTCGCGGTGATGCCTGGCTGACCGTCGAACATGACGGGACCAACTACCGGGTATCGATCGACGACGGGGCCACGTTCGTCACCGTGCCGGCCGGGGGCGATCCCAATCAGGCGATCACCGATTCCCGGACGGGGCACGTGCTCTATGTCGATACCACGGCGATCCAGGGCACCGGTGTCGAGCTGGTTCGAGTGCCCGGAACGTACGATGTGTTCGGCGTCCTGATCAGCCTGAGGGACATGCTCAACAACGACCGGGATGTGCCCACGCAGGAATTGCTGAGTTATCTGGATGCCTGTGTCGATGGGGTCAAAGAGGTGCGGGACCTTCTCATTCAGGTCGATGTCTCCACCGGGTCCAAGGTTGGGTTCCTCAACACCATGAAGGATACCCTCGAAAACATGCAGTTCGACACCGAGGACGAGACGGTGCGGCTCCAGGAGGCCGATATTGCCCAGATTGCCATCGATCTGTCGCGGCGTGAGATTCTGTATCAGATGTCGCTGTCGGTCGCAGGCAAGCTGATGAGCCTGTCATTATTGGACTTCATTTAG
- a CDS encoding glycosyltransferase, which yields MTTQTGANAYQRGLELADAGKYEAALGCIQEHLRRTPLDAQALNDAGAILHCLRRSDEAIGHLVKAHALQADSGEIVWNLVEAYLAAGMAAEAASLIETMERMKILSIEVLNRIATMLLDQDRKGLAVEVLLHSRRLWPEQEVLNPILEVIRNKRPKIALFRVGDSLDGALAEAWAFLQERFQTEFCTDQGPDELTRLMQWCDIAWFDGGGSIAVEASQRPRSGKTIVSLRRSDVRDDWVRLVRWEHVDILVLIGSPAVEEALLKWIPDIRNRTRVVVVPNGINVERFAFQPRARGKNLACIGRLSMEANPAFLLQCMQKLRYLDAGYRLFFSGDFESPMLEQYTRHMVQTLGLTDAVSFEPYPSDLNAWLGDKHFIVSCSIGEGQIESLLTGMACGLKPIAHNFAGAERLFPSTYLFNIAEEFCECALGREYDPAAYRRFVEERYPIHEQLRQIGGILNQLEAEIDAQCPVAGSDRSAVGIAGIPAPQGNRLRAGGPVNAAGL from the coding sequence ATGACGACACAGACAGGTGCGAACGCCTATCAGCGTGGGCTGGAGCTGGCCGACGCCGGCAAGTACGAGGCGGCGTTGGGCTGCATTCAAGAGCATTTACGAAGAACGCCGCTGGATGCCCAAGCCCTCAACGACGCCGGCGCGATTCTGCACTGCCTGAGGCGTTCCGACGAAGCCATCGGGCATCTGGTCAAGGCCCACGCGCTTCAGGCCGACAGCGGCGAAATCGTATGGAATCTCGTAGAGGCGTACCTGGCCGCCGGGATGGCCGCCGAGGCCGCTTCGCTGATCGAGACGATGGAGCGGATGAAGATCCTCAGCATCGAGGTGCTCAACCGGATCGCCACCATGCTGCTCGATCAGGACCGCAAAGGCCTGGCGGTCGAGGTGCTGCTGCATTCTCGCCGGCTGTGGCCCGAGCAGGAGGTGCTCAATCCGATCCTGGAGGTGATCCGCAACAAGCGGCCCAAGATCGCGCTGTTCCGTGTCGGAGACAGCCTCGATGGGGCGCTGGCGGAAGCCTGGGCGTTCCTTCAGGAGCGTTTTCAGACGGAGTTCTGCACGGACCAGGGCCCCGATGAGTTGACTCGGCTGATGCAATGGTGTGATATCGCGTGGTTCGACGGCGGCGGCTCGATCGCGGTCGAGGCGTCGCAACGGCCCCGGTCCGGCAAGACCATCGTCAGTCTGCGGCGTTCGGACGTCCGTGACGACTGGGTGCGGCTCGTTCGGTGGGAGCATGTGGACATTCTCGTTCTGATCGGCAGTCCGGCCGTCGAAGAGGCGCTGCTGAAATGGATCCCCGACATTCGAAACCGGACCCGCGTGGTGGTCGTGCCGAATGGGATCAACGTCGAACGATTCGCGTTCCAGCCGCGCGCACGCGGCAAGAACCTTGCCTGCATAGGCCGCCTCTCTATGGAAGCGAACCCGGCCTTTCTCCTGCAATGCATGCAGAAACTCCGCTATCTTGACGCCGGCTACCGATTGTTCTTCTCGGGCGATTTCGAGAGTCCGATGCTCGAGCAATACACCCGGCACATGGTTCAGACGCTCGGCTTGACCGACGCCGTATCGTTCGAGCCTTATCCGAGCGATCTGAACGCCTGGCTTGGCGACAAGCACTTTATCGTCTCGTGCAGCATCGGCGAGGGTCAGATCGAGTCGTTGCTGACCGGCATGGCCTGCGGGCTCAAGCCCATTGCCCACAACTTCGCCGGGGCCGAGCGGCTGTTTCCCTCGACATACCTGTTCAACATCGCTGAGGAGTTCTGCGAGTGTGCGCTGGGCCGCGAGTACGATCCGGCCGCTTATCGCCGGTTCGTGGAGGAACGCTATCCGATTCACGAGCAACTGCGCCAGATTGGCGGCATTCTGAATCAGCTCGAGGCCGAGATCGATGCCCAGTGCCCCGTTGCCGGCAGTGATCGCTCTGCCGTCGGGATTGCCGGCATCCCTGCGCCGCAGGGCAATCGACTCCGTGCCGGTGGCCCTGTGAACGCCGCCGGCCTGTAA